The Amycolatopsis nigrescens CSC17Ta-90 genomic interval GAGGACAGCGCCAGCGCCATCAACAGCACGACCACCGGCCCGAGGTTCCAGGTGATCTGGGTGAAGCTCAGCAGTTTGCCGCGCGCCTTCGACGGGGCGAACTCGCCGACCAGCGCCAGCGAGGTTGGCACGTCGGCGCCGACCGCGACCCCGACGACGAAGGTGCCGATGAACAACATGGGCGCGTTGAAGGAGAGCGCGATGCACAGGATCCCGGCCGCGTAGACCAGCAGGTCGTACTTGTAGATGCGTTTGCGGCCGAGCTTGTCCCCCAACCTGCCGCCGATGAGGGCACCCAGCGCGCAGCCGATCGCGTTCGGCCCGATGGCCGCGAGCGCACCCACCGCGCCGCTGCTGAGGCCGAGGTAGGTCTGGAACAGGGCAAGGCCGGAGCCGAGCGCGACGATGGAGCCGGCGTCGAGATAGGAGGCCATCCCGGCTAGTACCGACCACTTCCACTGCTGGCGGGTAATGGCGCCGCTGTCGTCGGCAAGCGTGGAGGCTGTCATGAGGTCTCCTAGTCAACGTTGACGTAGGTCACATTTTGAAACGTATTAATCGGTGAGGGTAACGAGCGGTTTTGCGTGACACAAGGCCCTATTGGCACAAAGTTCGCTGAAAATGAATCGTTTTATCTCGGCAGGTAAGTGCGCGGCTGCTGTGTGTGCCGGAGCAGCTCGCGCATGCCGTGCAGATCGCCGCTGAACGCACCGTGTGCCCTGGCCTGAACCAGCACGTTGCCCAGTGCCGTGGCCTCCACCGGTCCGGCCAGCACCGGCAGCCCGCAGGCGTCGGCGGTGAGCCGGCAGAGCAGTTCGTTGCGCGCGCCGCCGCCGACCACGTGCACCACCTCCACCCGCCGCCCGGAAAGGCGCACCGCGTCCGCGATGGCCCGCTGGTACGCCTGCGCGAGACTGTCCAGCACGCAGCGGGTGAACTCGGCCCGGGTGCCCGGCACCGGCTGGCCGGTTTCCCGGCAGGCCGCCGCGATCCGGGCCGGCATGTCGCCCGGTGGCAGGAAAACCGGGTCGTTCACGTCGATCACCGCTCTCCTCGGCAACGTGGCTGCCTCGGCGAGCAGCGCCGCCGGATCGTCGATCCCCCAGGCCCGCTGGCATTCCTGCAACAACCACAACCCGGTCACGTTGCGCAGATAGCGGATCGTGCCGTCGACGCCCACCTCGTTGGTGAAGTTGGCCTCGCGGCTTTCTTCGGAGAGCACCGGGGCGTCCAGTTCCAGGCCGACCAGCGACCAGGTGCCCGAAGAGATGTAGGCGAAGTCGCGGCCCTCCGCCGGCACCCCGGCCACCGCCGAGGCGGTGTCGTGCGACCCCACCGCGTACACCGGGATTCCCTGGTGCGTCCCGGCGAGGTCGCCGGGTTTTCGCAACGGCGGGAACAGTTCGACGTCCACCCCGGTGCGGCCGGCAACCTCCGCCGACCACCGGCCGGTGCGCGGGTCGAGCAGCCCCGTGGTGGAGGCGTTGGTCAGTTCGGTGCCCGCCGTGCCGGTGAGCCAGTACGAGATCAGGTCCGGGATCAGCAGCAGCCGGTCCGCCTGCCCGGCGCGCGCGTCTGCGGCCAGCTGGAACAGCGTGTTGAACGGCAGGAACTGGATGCCGGTTTCGGCGTACAACCGGTCGGCGGGGATCTTCGCGAGCACTTCGCCGATC includes:
- a CDS encoding rhamnulokinase produces the protein MRFAAVDLGASSGRVMVGDLAGGLELTEVHRFANRPVRIRGTLYWDILALYQGVLDGLNAAGEVDAIGVDSWAVDYGLLDAGGALLGNPVHYRDDRTGPVIGEVLAKIPADRLYAETGIQFLPFNTLFQLAADARAGQADRLLLIPDLISYWLTGTAGTELTNASTTGLLDPRTGRWSAEVAGRTGVDVELFPPLRKPGDLAGTHQGIPVYAVGSHDTASAVAGVPAEGRDFAYISSGTWSLVGLELDAPVLSEESREANFTNEVGVDGTIRYLRNVTGLWLLQECQRAWGIDDPAALLAEAATLPRRAVIDVNDPVFLPPGDMPARIAAACRETGQPVPGTRAEFTRCVLDSLAQAYQRAIADAVRLSGRRVEVVHVVGGGARNELLCRLTADACGLPVLAGPVEATALGNVLVQARAHGAFSGDLHGMRELLRHTQQPRTYLPR